A stretch of Henckelia pumila isolate YLH828 chromosome 4, ASM3356847v2, whole genome shotgun sequence DNA encodes these proteins:
- the LOC140861690 gene encoding uncharacterized protein: MSTVSFTPLASAPAHGEKPPKFFGADFKCWQQKMLFYLTTLNLSRFLKEDPPVVVEGDSDTQRRTAVDAWNHSVFLCRNYILNDLDDTVYSVYSSVKTAKKLWDSLEKKYKTEDADIKKFMLGKFLDFKMVDSKTVMSQVQEIQIILHDLLAEGMEINEPFQVASINEKLPPMWKDFNNYLKHKRKELKLEDLIVRLRIEEDNRNTKAKSHKNMETEAKANLAESSMSQKRKRPHDGKQKGKAKKFQ, translated from the coding sequence ATGTCTACTGTATCCTTCACACCGCTCGCTTCTGCCCCCGCACATGGAGAAAAGCCGCCAAAGTTTTTTGGTGCCGACTTCAAATGTTGGCAGCAGAAAATGCTCTTCTACCTTACAACATTGAATCTGTCTagatttctcaaggaggatcccCCAGTCGTCGTTGAAGGCGATTCTGACACACAAAGGAGGACCGCtgttgatgcatggaaccaCAGCGTTTTTCTGTGCAGAAACTACATCTTGAATGACCTTGATGACACTGTCTATAGTGTCTACTCCTCTGTCAAAACGGCCAAGAAACTCTGGGATTCCTTGgaaaagaaatacaaaactGAAGACGCCGACATAAAGAAATTCATGCTTGGAAAATTTCTGGACTTCAAGATGGTAGACTCAAAAACTGTGATGAGTCAAGTGCAAGAGATACAAATCATCTTGCATGACTTATTGGCCGAAGGGatggaaatcaatgaaccattccaaGTCGCGTCTATCAATGAGAAGTTGCCTCCGATGTGGAAAGATTTCAATAACTACCTTAAGCACAAACGTAAGGAGTTGAAACTTGAAGATCTGATCGTGAGACTTCGCATCGAGGAGGACAACAGAAATACCAAGGCCAAGTCACATAAAAATATggaaactgaggccaaagcaaATCTGGCAGAGTCTAGTATGAGTCAAAAGAGGAAGCGCCCCCATGATGGAAAGCAAAAGGGGAAAGCGAAGAAATTTCAGTGA